One stretch of bacterium DNA includes these proteins:
- a CDS encoding response regulator: MSIQKFHGKGEKILIVEDEEDILKLTAALLRKNNYSVSEASSVQEALDIFRQKKGEFSLILSDYRLPDQTGLDLINQLLLYRPELQILLVSGYAIPKSQWAVIREKGYRFLQKPYTLSDLLQTVREMIEPGDQ; the protein is encoded by the coding sequence ATGTCCATACAGAAGTTCCATGGTAAGGGTGAGAAGATCCTCATTGTTGAGGATGAAGAGGATATTCTCAAACTCACGGCAGCACTGCTTCGGAAAAACAACTATTCTGTGAGCGAGGCATCAAGCGTACAAGAGGCACTGGACATTTTCAGGCAAAAAAAAGGGGAATTCAGCCTGATATTAAGCGACTACAGGTTGCCTGATCAGACTGGCCTTGATTTGATTAATCAGCTTCTCTTATATCGCCCGGAATTGCAGATTCTCCTGGTTAGTGGCTATGCTATTCCAAAGTCACAATGGGCCGTTATCCGGGAGAAAGGATACCGGTTTCTTCAAAAGCCGTATACGCTGTCCGATCTGCTTCAAACTGTGAGAGAGATGATCGAGCCAGGAGATCAATAA
- a CDS encoding peptidylprolyl isomerase, translating to METGYAQGKISDEEIVKYLALTGMAYSIYPEIIRQKEARKKAEELGLTVTDGQLQTFADNFRKARNLYSARDMIAFLKNAGLTLTDFEFFCESALLTDLLKEHLADEKKVEEYFVNNRSDFDLARISIIAVKEENLANEIIMQVTEDGEDFHGLARKYSLDPKSKYSGGHVGLVSRHLLGPELAARVFNASPEDVLGPFKINDLFQVILVEEVMKADLASQEVRNGIKDRIFNEWIAQSLTRT from the coding sequence ATGGAAACAGGCTATGCTCAGGGAAAAATTTCGGATGAAGAAATAGTGAAATATCTTGCCTTAACCGGTATGGCTTACAGCATCTATCCTGAAATCATCAGGCAGAAAGAAGCCCGGAAAAAGGCAGAGGAACTGGGGTTGACAGTTACTGACGGCCAGCTTCAGACATTTGCCGATAATTTCAGGAAAGCCCGCAACCTCTATTCAGCCAGGGACATGATTGCCTTTCTGAAAAATGCAGGACTGACCTTAACTGACTTTGAATTCTTCTGTGAATCGGCCCTGTTAACCGATCTTCTCAAAGAACACCTGGCTGACGAAAAGAAGGTGGAAGAATATTTTGTCAATAACCGCTCTGACTTCGATCTGGCCAGAATTTCCATCATCGCTGTCAAAGAAGAGAATCTGGCCAATGAGATTATCATGCAAGTGACCGAGGATGGCGAAGATTTTCACGGCCTGGCCAGAAAATATTCTCTGGACCCAAAGAGCAAATATTCCGGCGGTCATGTTGGCCTGGTATCCCGTCATTTGCTTGGACCCGAATTAGCTGCCAGGGTATTTAACGCTTCACCGGAAGATGTGCTTGGCCCGTTTAAAATCAATGACCTGTTTCAGGTGATCCTGGTCGAGGAGGTTATGAAAGCCGATCTTGCCAGCCAGGAGGTTAGAAATGGGATAAAAGACCGGATATTCAATGAATGGATTGCGCAAAGCCTTACACGAACATAA
- a CDS encoding HlyD family efflux transporter periplasmic adaptor subunit has product MESARETAENTDRKDREIDQPDMLKITPADSPSENYLVTEHLQRMPNLFARGLIYIMVLMLAVALVYSLLSKIDIVVEGLSLARPDSPAIRVLSDRNGYLEKIAISEGQRIEKGAPLFFILSKEAISYRSRIDELHAAIPLKEEYYHNSISSSQDELERIKRDLLNTLTVKRLQLEQNRLSLHALEIDLAFWHKEVKNLEKEYENTRKLFEKQLTSIAEYNNIKSRFERAGAEVNKLISQKNITEKDYRILQQEIENAQASAESKMAALQKEIENLELEEKTVIQSLRHELNMNEKMLSLQGNTSSGIDPSFQAADEKDTGTIIRADRAGIISELYFRNRGEYVRESDLLCTILPLDSPLYMDIMIANKDIGFIEAGMDIHYKFDAFPYADYGTLSGKVLSISPSAVEDKKQGFIYHIRGSLRKPYFEIQGKKYFLKPGMTATAELVTEKKSIFSLLFRKIKMR; this is encoded by the coding sequence ATGGAATCTGCCAGGGAAACCGCAGAAAACACAGACCGGAAAGACCGGGAGATTGACCAGCCGGATATGCTGAAGATAACACCGGCTGACTCGCCTTCGGAGAATTATCTGGTAACGGAGCATCTTCAAAGGATGCCGAACCTGTTTGCCAGGGGATTGATCTATATCATGGTCTTGATGCTGGCCGTTGCCCTGGTCTATTCCCTGCTCAGCAAAATCGATATTGTCGTGGAAGGCTTATCCCTTGCCCGGCCCGATTCACCTGCCATCAGGGTCCTTTCCGACAGGAACGGATACCTGGAGAAGATAGCGATCTCCGAGGGACAGCGTATTGAAAAGGGCGCACCGCTCTTTTTCATCCTGTCAAAGGAGGCGATCTCGTATCGATCGAGAATCGACGAGCTGCATGCTGCAATCCCTCTGAAGGAGGAGTACTACCACAACAGCATATCATCCTCTCAGGACGAATTGGAGCGCATCAAACGCGATCTGCTGAACACGCTCACGGTAAAGAGATTGCAGCTTGAGCAGAACAGGCTTTCCCTGCATGCACTTGAGATCGACCTTGCCTTCTGGCACAAGGAAGTGAAAAACCTGGAGAAAGAGTATGAAAACACCCGGAAGCTGTTTGAAAAACAGCTTACTTCCATAGCGGAATATAACAATATCAAGAGCCGGTTCGAGCGGGCGGGTGCAGAAGTGAATAAGCTCATTTCCCAGAAGAACATTACGGAAAAAGATTACCGTATCCTGCAACAGGAGATCGAAAATGCCCAAGCGAGTGCTGAAAGTAAAATGGCCGCTCTTCAGAAGGAGATTGAAAACCTCGAACTTGAAGAAAAGACCGTCATTCAGTCGCTTCGTCATGAATTGAACATGAACGAAAAGATGCTCTCGCTGCAGGGAAATACTTCTTCAGGCATCGATCCTTCTTTCCAAGCAGCCGATGAAAAAGATACAGGGACCATCATACGGGCAGACAGGGCAGGCATAATCTCGGAGCTTTATTTCAGAAACAGGGGGGAATACGTCCGGGAATCCGATCTTCTGTGCACTATTCTCCCGCTAGACAGCCCCCTTTATATGGATATCATGATAGCCAACAAAGACATCGGCTTTATCGAAGCAGGTATGGACATCCACTATAAATTCGATGCCTTCCCCTATGCTGATTACGGAACCTTGTCCGGAAAGGTGCTTTCCATTTCTCCCTCAGCCGTTGAAGATAAAAAACAGGGATTTATCTACCATATCAGAGGGAGCCTCCGAAAGCCGTACTTTGAAATTCAGGGGAAAAAATATTTTCTGAAACCCGGTATGACAGCGACCGCAGAGCTGGTCACCGAGAAAAAAAGTATCTTTTCCCTTTTGTTTCGCAAGATAAAAATGAGATAA
- a CDS encoding 4Fe-4S dicluster domain-containing protein, protein MKWTSQAEEAVSKIPFFIRKRVRKRVEEEALRSGAQEVNLCHVQTCQKRFIDSMEQEVRGYRIETCFGSAGCPNQAVPGSGLVQSLEACLSARNLRDFLKNHVTGPLKMHHDFVVSVSDCPNACSRPQIVDIGLIGASRVKISDKPCSQCGACGNVCKEQAVSLSPGMDAPLIDPNRCLSCGQCLKVCPAGTLQQADTGYRILIGGKLGRHPRLGTELPGIYSREEVLKIVNQCLDFYLLHNKEGERLGETIKRAEDMDFFPRLIGEKQPAVLASGFR, encoded by the coding sequence ATGAAATGGACAAGTCAGGCCGAAGAGGCTGTATCAAAGATACCCTTCTTTATTCGAAAACGGGTGAGAAAGCGAGTCGAAGAGGAGGCGCTTCGCTCCGGGGCCCAGGAGGTCAACCTCTGTCATGTTCAGACATGCCAGAAAAGGTTTATTGATAGCATGGAGCAGGAAGTCAGGGGATATCGAATTGAGACATGTTTTGGTTCAGCAGGATGCCCTAACCAGGCAGTACCAGGCTCAGGTTTAGTCCAAAGCCTGGAAGCCTGCCTTTCCGCCAGAAATCTGAGGGATTTTCTGAAAAACCACGTTACAGGGCCGTTAAAGATGCACCATGACTTTGTAGTTTCGGTCTCCGATTGCCCGAATGCCTGCTCACGCCCTCAAATCGTAGATATCGGGCTCATCGGTGCCAGCAGGGTAAAAATTTCTGACAAGCCGTGCAGTCAGTGCGGCGCTTGCGGTAATGTCTGTAAGGAACAGGCTGTCTCGCTTTCACCGGGCATGGATGCCCCGCTCATTGATCCAAACCGCTGCCTTTCCTGCGGCCAGTGTCTCAAAGTCTGCCCTGCGGGAACCCTCCAGCAGGCAGACACCGGCTATCGCATCCTGATAGGAGGAAAGCTTGGCCGACATCCTCGACTGGGAACAGAGCTCCCCGGCATTTACTCAAGGGAAGAAGTGCTGAAAATCGTGAACCAGTGCCTTGATTTTTACCTGCTGCATAATAAGGAAGGAGAACGCCTTGGCGAGACAATCAAGAGGGCAGAAGATATGGATTTTTTCCCCAGGCTGATCGGAGAGAAACAACCAGCAGTATTGGCCAGCGGATTCAGGTAA
- a CDS encoding DUF362 domain-containing protein, translating to MAKGPEKDPQKAMSEEIPVCPHPDESRLPAQPGTKSKGCRRTSGWGRQAGKYTRPAVQIESSPVCRKGGFSRRQFLKAAGVGTIGLCLNTFGLKGIVYGQGSDIDGPGDGGSLIGAVRLNPASAYGDIPALLEKHIQEKDDTAWRQIKQRIDYTYDNLGHALWPVLREEDLEDRIKGEINSGKKLFFKPNLVNPEALSLSGDGSPGLTTGLVAATNWTFIAALMRFFHEKLGIAYYQMALGEAGAMIPSHSALVNCPPEALMEGCGFPLPDGTTYWAGWPFYFIRKYLAETTTPLDSHDNPMNGYLDGITGNHLTPGEATRKGKLMVYDLNNAERFDRGRSVPVPDGGDNYKEGIIIHKALIGDPNDPDNYPGSVLINCPVLKVHALTVITNAIKNLGIGGWPMCAGHDHDPGTHDWAYAYPHAYPSGIKGGVPGGEKKGGVYHARWYVEEANEEGMPLRITRAPNSGLDGTMVDINLALKSQVPCILHIVDSIQAINIDHSGGGTGVAQDEGLIFASKDPVALDLLCSRYMFKNVPRSSLAPTRFLRSVPVPWYNKARKSIVTRLGVDSRLSRSTLFGYSAGRGLGKLCYYVKGADTAASKPSRLASKDGHLGRIEQGKFEDIMTREFYFSQLNTLWDLQTTVLAYARATDALTQAAYGYNPGYSDEFMSLDENGDGVIDDLELGREGGWDCFLSVAGIGSHLAGKGEIHHSDFFIYSRMLKYANKAWNIDTTGLEARHVESLKVFLDSLAVAVALALATGPEGMDPFFQITYGTGRRGIPKWPSLQFARYGFEMSIIHDHLYANAKAFSEATGREFILFVPDSVPYFSPAAYNPEGIPDIREISSREFLPNGEQNPKYDPDFSAKVFTARFQNGEVW from the coding sequence GTGGCCAAAGGTCCTGAAAAAGATCCACAGAAAGCGATGAGCGAAGAAATACCGGTTTGTCCGCACCCGGACGAATCACGTCTGCCTGCTCAACCGGGCACGAAATCGAAGGGTTGCCGGAGGACATCTGGTTGGGGCAGACAGGCGGGAAAATACACCAGGCCGGCAGTGCAGATCGAGTCGTCACCAGTATGTCGAAAGGGCGGATTCAGCAGGCGTCAATTCTTGAAAGCCGCGGGAGTCGGGACTATCGGTCTCTGTCTCAACACATTCGGACTGAAGGGAATTGTGTATGGACAGGGATCCGATATCGACGGCCCCGGTGACGGGGGTTCCCTGATCGGCGCTGTAAGGCTCAACCCGGCCAGCGCCTATGGCGATATACCTGCCCTGCTTGAAAAGCATATTCAGGAAAAGGATGATACAGCCTGGAGGCAGATCAAACAGCGGATTGATTACACCTATGATAACCTGGGCCATGCACTCTGGCCCGTCTTACGCGAGGAAGACCTTGAAGATAGAATCAAGGGTGAAATCAATTCAGGGAAGAAACTGTTTTTTAAGCCGAATCTGGTTAATCCCGAAGCTCTCAGCCTGAGCGGTGATGGTTCGCCGGGTTTGACAACAGGCCTTGTCGCTGCGACCAATTGGACATTTATTGCTGCACTCATGCGGTTTTTCCACGAAAAACTGGGCATTGCCTATTATCAGATGGCCCTCGGTGAAGCTGGAGCCATGATCCCTTCTCACTCTGCACTGGTTAACTGTCCGCCGGAAGCGCTGATGGAAGGGTGCGGATTTCCGCTTCCGGACGGCACCACGTACTGGGCAGGATGGCCTTTCTATTTCATCAGAAAATATCTGGCAGAAACGACAACGCCTCTCGATTCTCATGATAACCCGATGAACGGCTATCTGGACGGCATTACGGGAAATCACCTCACCCCTGGCGAGGCCACCCGCAAAGGCAAGCTCATGGTGTATGATTTGAATAATGCCGAGCGCTTTGACCGCGGCCGGTCAGTGCCTGTTCCCGATGGCGGCGACAACTATAAGGAAGGAATTATTATCCACAAGGCGCTCATCGGAGATCCGAACGACCCGGATAACTATCCGGGAAGTGTTTTGATCAACTGTCCGGTTTTAAAAGTCCACGCCCTGACGGTCATTACCAATGCAATCAAGAACCTCGGAATAGGAGGATGGCCGATGTGCGCAGGGCATGATCATGATCCAGGCACTCATGACTGGGCATATGCCTATCCGCATGCTTACCCGTCAGGCATAAAAGGAGGTGTTCCGGGAGGGGAAAAGAAAGGAGGAGTCTATCATGCCAGATGGTACGTGGAAGAGGCAAATGAAGAGGGAATGCCGCTTCGGATAACCAGGGCCCCGAATTCCGGGCTTGACGGCACGATGGTAGACATCAATCTGGCCTTGAAAAGCCAGGTACCTTGCATACTGCACATCGTTGATTCTATCCAGGCGATAAACATCGACCATTCCGGCGGCGGCACGGGTGTGGCCCAGGACGAGGGCCTTATCTTTGCCTCGAAAGACCCTGTGGCCCTTGATCTGCTCTGCAGCCGGTATATGTTCAAAAATGTGCCGAGAAGTTCTCTTGCTCCCACTCGGTTTCTCCGAAGTGTACCGGTGCCCTGGTATAACAAGGCCCGCAAGTCAATCGTTACCCGTCTTGGGGTTGATTCGCGTCTGTCCAGATCCACGCTCTTCGGCTACAGTGCAGGCAGGGGGCTTGGGAAGCTGTGCTATTATGTGAAGGGAGCGGATACGGCAGCCTCAAAACCATCGCGTCTGGCATCGAAAGACGGCCACCTTGGCAGGATTGAGCAGGGAAAATTCGAAGATATCATGACTCGGGAATTCTATTTCAGCCAGTTGAATACCCTCTGGGATCTGCAGACTACGGTGCTGGCATATGCGCGGGCAACCGATGCCCTGACTCAGGCAGCCTATGGCTATAACCCCGGGTACTCCGATGAGTTCATGTCCCTGGATGAGAATGGAGATGGCGTTATCGATGACCTCGAACTGGGGAGAGAGGGCGGATGGGATTGCTTTCTTTCTGTAGCCGGCATTGGCTCTCATCTGGCAGGAAAGGGTGAGATACACCACAGTGATTTCTTCATCTATTCAAGAATGCTGAAATATGCCAATAAAGCCTGGAATATCGATACCACCGGGCTGGAAGCCCGCCATGTCGAGAGCCTGAAAGTTTTTCTGGACTCACTGGCTGTGGCTGTTGCCTTGGCGCTGGCAACAGGGCCGGAAGGTATGGATCCCTTTTTCCAGATCACCTACGGGACCGGCAGGAGGGGAATCCCCAAATGGCCCAGCCTGCAGTTTGCACGCTACGGCTTTGAAATGTCCATAATACACGATCACCTTTACGCAAATGCCAAAGCCTTTTCGGAGGCAACCGGCAGAGAATTTATCCTCTTTGTGCCGGATTCCGTACCCTACTTTTCACCTGCTGCCTATAACCCTGAAGGGATACCCGATATCAGGGAAATAAGCAGTAGAGAATTTCTTCCCAATGGAGAGCAAAATCCAAAGTATGATCCGGACTTTTCCGCAAAGGTCTTTACAGCCAGGTTTCAGAACGGGGAGGTATGGTGA
- a CDS encoding XrtA system polysaccharide chain length determinant: protein MPNTKKVESRYTIVSFLDMVTRRRYLFLAIFALITIIGIVYSYMAPKVYTASATILVEKDKIINPLIQGLAVTQTPAERLTTIRQLILSRSRLTQVIKKLDLDLKIKTPLELEMLIERMRESTSIEITGKNLYRISYGGDNPKVVQNVVNTICNLFIEENLGATRGHAQDAFSFIEAQLSTYKKKLEESETAIRVFKEQNLGQLPGEEGDNLKKLEEYRNLLTETERELQEARLQKSLLEHQLAAEQPLILFFSSSSSDTQPLENQLAQLKLQLSYLLNKYTEKYPEVISTKAQIEKIEQKIAEEAKNKNKNKSRGEKKASEEHKRADSTTEALNPMYQQMRQDLGNIEIKIDVLAARVQEYKEKTEEYEQRVQNIPKLEEELIQLQRGYDVNAGIYKTLLNKLEEARISRELELREKGSNFQIIDLAQLPLIPSKPKRPQLIVISMALGLLSALATIYLLQHFDSSPKNLDEARAYFDYPVLAGIPLIISEEDKKRKRKGDILFLSTAGMFVISVLLIIVRELAVTSTFTLFFLK, encoded by the coding sequence ATGCCAAATACAAAGAAAGTAGAAAGTAGATATACGATAGTTTCATTTCTCGATATGGTAACCCGCAGGAGATATCTATTCTTAGCTATCTTTGCACTCATTACCATAATAGGCATTGTCTATAGTTATATGGCCCCAAAAGTGTATACAGCTTCTGCAACTATACTCGTCGAGAAAGACAAAATCATTAATCCTCTCATTCAAGGCCTGGCTGTAACGCAGACTCCCGCTGAAAGATTAACCACCATCAGGCAACTTATTTTGAGCAGAAGCAGACTGACTCAGGTTATCAAAAAGCTTGATCTGGACCTGAAGATCAAGACACCTCTTGAGCTTGAAATGCTGATTGAAAGGATGAGAGAATCTACCAGCATAGAAATCACCGGTAAAAATCTCTATCGAATATCATACGGAGGCGATAATCCAAAAGTAGTCCAGAATGTCGTTAATACTATCTGTAATCTTTTCATTGAAGAGAATTTAGGTGCAACCAGAGGTCATGCTCAAGATGCCTTCTCCTTTATTGAAGCACAACTCAGCACTTACAAGAAAAAACTTGAGGAATCAGAAACTGCGATCCGGGTATTTAAAGAACAAAATTTAGGACAATTACCGGGCGAGGAAGGCGATAACCTCAAAAAACTGGAAGAGTACAGGAATTTACTCACCGAAACGGAAAGAGAGCTCCAGGAAGCACGGCTTCAGAAATCCCTCCTGGAACATCAGCTTGCTGCGGAACAGCCTCTTATCCTGTTTTTCAGCTCCAGCAGCAGTGACACTCAGCCTTTAGAAAATCAATTGGCTCAATTAAAGCTTCAGCTCAGTTATTTATTGAATAAATATACTGAAAAGTATCCGGAAGTAATCAGCACCAAAGCGCAGATAGAAAAAATCGAGCAAAAGATTGCTGAAGAGGCCAAGAATAAAAATAAAAACAAAAGCAGGGGAGAAAAGAAAGCATCTGAGGAACACAAGAGAGCAGACTCAACAACTGAAGCGTTGAATCCCATGTATCAACAAATGAGACAGGATTTGGGTAATATCGAGATCAAGATCGATGTATTGGCAGCACGCGTGCAGGAATATAAGGAAAAAACAGAAGAATACGAACAGAGGGTTCAAAATATACCCAAACTTGAAGAAGAGTTGATTCAATTACAAAGAGGTTATGATGTCAATGCTGGAATTTATAAGACCCTCCTGAATAAACTGGAAGAGGCAAGGATATCACGGGAGCTTGAATTACGGGAAAAAGGCAGTAATTTCCAGATCATAGACCTGGCTCAATTACCGTTGATTCCAAGCAAGCCGAAAAGACCTCAACTTATAGTAATCAGCATGGCCCTTGGTCTCCTGAGTGCTCTCGCCACAATTTATCTGCTCCAACATTTTGATAGTTCTCCAAAGAACCTGGATGAAGCCAGGGCATATTTCGATTACCCTGTACTGGCTGGTATCCCTCTCATAATATCAGAGGAAGATAAAAAAAGAAAAAGAAAAGGGGATATACTGTTTTTATCAACAGCCGGAATGTTTGTTATTTCGGTATTGCTGATAATAGTAAGAGAATTGGCGGTTACCTCTACCTTTACCTTATTTTTCCTGAAGTGA
- a CDS encoding cytochrome c3 family protein, translating into MSRKPFGILYCLRMMRVYQPERINYLLALTAFIAFFSLPAVIAQTNTQYYIPDNAHNANANAAHNAYNTYNNIYNNAYSAYNANNSYYYAKSNTYYIYNTYAPSSSGTAGNLTSAYYFPQTQSAFPANPSYYYPPARLPDVTSSSSAGLLNRMSSTSEYYYPSMSPATPLPYLSYNFTSGSYYFPNNSYASSTGYSSGYYNIPGSSYFISNTGYYIPDSRLASGGSPNFYIPSQAASFSPSSSCGYSGFYNLALFPFTPFFINSQFSPSTYLNGKPFTLPAVGRRASSVASLVMANPTRGMYCWDPLSWLNAGFQLGIWDKNLPIRAQTLDQDGFLLPVAPAFTVQTTGQTGNMVLFRSDLQLYEGLAEGAGSADYLVTAWVDAASVTTVAHRRNTSCDFCHPAPPGHIAVSDTWGRCSICHNLGNVVHIHAYRAGIAIDNCYQCHPTGCLTGVHGQVGLWCVDCHGSLLDAENHQMLIPGQLGMPHCADCHDPLHSENLPAIFMSSAGHGGIWCINCHAATHTESALPLGYNNCTLCHTTQAGLSWMGPDCQACHSSSVSPHMVTL; encoded by the coding sequence ATGAGCAGGAAACCTTTTGGCATTCTATATTGCCTTCGAATGATGAGGGTTTATCAACCCGAAAGAATAAACTACCTGCTCGCGTTAACCGCATTCATCGCCTTTTTTTCCCTCCCGGCCGTTATTGCCCAAACCAACACTCAATATTATATTCCCGATAACGCTCATAACGCTAACGCCAATGCTGCTCATAATGCCTATAATACCTATAATAATATCTATAATAATGCCTATAGTGCCTATAACGCCAACAATAGTTATTATTATGCGAAGAGCAATACCTATTACATTTATAACACCTATGCGCCTTCCTCCTCCGGCACCGCTGGAAATCTGACTTCTGCTTACTACTTCCCGCAGACCCAGAGCGCCTTTCCGGCCAACCCGTCCTATTACTATCCACCTGCCCGGCTGCCGGATGTGACATCCTCAAGCTCAGCCGGATTGTTGAATCGCATGAGCTCTACCAGTGAGTACTATTACCCGTCGATGAGCCCGGCTACTCCCCTCCCCTACCTCAGTTACAACTTCACCAGCGGCAGCTACTATTTCCCGAACAACAGCTATGCCTCAAGCACAGGGTACAGCTCCGGTTATTACAATATTCCCGGCAGTAGCTATTTTATCTCGAACACCGGCTACTATATTCCGGATTCAAGGCTGGCCTCCGGCGGGTCCCCGAATTTTTATATTCCCAGCCAGGCCGCCTCTTTTTCGCCCTCTTCCTCTTGCGGCTATTCAGGCTTCTACAACCTGGCCTTATTTCCATTTACTCCTTTTTTCATTAATTCTCAGTTTTCGCCATCCACGTATCTGAATGGCAAACCATTCACTCTGCCTGCTGTCGGACGCAGAGCATCTTCGGTTGCTTCACTGGTCATGGCCAATCCAACGCGCGGAATGTACTGCTGGGACCCCTTGAGCTGGCTCAATGCGGGTTTTCAACTTGGCATCTGGGATAAAAACCTCCCGATCCGGGCGCAGACTCTTGACCAGGATGGATTTCTCCTCCCGGTCGCTCCTGCCTTCACGGTCCAGACAACCGGACAGACAGGCAATATGGTTCTCTTTCGATCCGATCTGCAACTCTACGAGGGTCTGGCCGAAGGGGCTGGGTCCGCCGATTACCTGGTCACGGCCTGGGTGGATGCTGCTTCAGTTACCACCGTGGCTCACCGCAGAAACACTTCCTGCGATTTCTGCCATCCTGCACCGCCAGGCCATATTGCTGTCTCTGACACCTGGGGCAGGTGCAGCATTTGCCATAACCTGGGCAATGTAGTCCATATTCATGCCTACCGGGCCGGCATTGCCATTGACAACTGCTACCAGTGCCATCCAACCGGCTGTCTGACCGGTGTGCATGGCCAGGTTGGCTTGTGGTGTGTGGATTGTCATGGAAGTTTACTGGATGCGGAAAACCACCAGATGCTGATTCCCGGACAGCTTGGCATGCCCCATTGTGCCGATTGTCACGACCCGTTGCATTCAGAAAACCTGCCTGCAATTTTCATGAGTTCCGCAGGTCATGGCGGGATATGGTGCATCAACTGCCATGCAGCTACCCATACCGAAAGTGCTCTACCCCTTGGCTATAACAACTGCACGCTCTGCCATACCACTCAGGCCGGGCTGTCCTGGATGGGCCCTGACTGCCAGGCATGCCATTCCTCCTCTGTCTCACCACACATGGTGACACTGTAA
- a CDS encoding polysaccharide biosynthesis/export family protein, whose protein sequence is MATKGLSEKSPSPQPSPPRGEGVSGCGSISIGAVPTFRIDSNDHDDDYKIGAEDVLQISVWGNEHLNQEVIVRPDGKISFPLVNDLRIIGLTTEDLRKIITEKLASFISNPEVSVVVKGINSYKIYVIGAASSPGVIVLKRKTNLLQFLAMSGGLTLAQNADLKKAYILRNNKRLPVDFEKLVEEGDINQNVDLLPDDVIYIPDNFPKRITIIGEVKAPGTITYKNGITVLDAVLMTGGPTEDADLNDTRIVRKTLQGNSKEGKAAVIKVKLKDIMKKGKLEKNIKLEPGDTVHVPAGIL, encoded by the coding sequence GTGGCGACTAAGGGCCTATCCGAAAAGTCCCCCTCACCCCAACCCTCTCCCCCCAGGGGAGAGGGAGTGAGTGGTTGCGGCAGCATCAGCATTGGAGCCGTCCCCACTTTTCGGATAGACTCTAATGACCATGACGATGATTACAAAATTGGAGCCGAAGATGTCCTCCAGATTTCTGTTTGGGGGAACGAACATCTCAACCAGGAGGTTATAGTCAGGCCAGACGGGAAAATATCTTTCCCTTTGGTGAACGATCTCAGAATAATCGGTTTAACTACCGAGGATTTGCGGAAAATAATTACCGAAAAACTTGCTTCATTCATCAGTAATCCTGAAGTATCGGTCGTTGTGAAAGGTATCAACAGTTATAAGATCTATGTGATAGGTGCTGCAAGCTCTCCCGGCGTGATTGTCTTAAAAAGAAAGACGAATTTATTGCAATTCCTGGCAATGAGTGGTGGTTTGACTTTAGCCCAAAACGCTGACCTTAAGAAGGCTTACATCTTGCGGAACAACAAGCGGTTGCCGGTAGATTTTGAAAAGCTGGTTGAAGAAGGTGACATAAACCAGAATGTTGACCTTCTCCCGGATGATGTGATCTATATACCGGACAATTTTCCCAAGCGAATCACGATAATCGGTGAAGTAAAAGCCCCTGGAACGATAACTTATAAAAATGGCATTACGGTTCTTGATGCAGTGTTAATGACTGGCGGTCCTACCGAGGATGCAGATTTAAATGATACGAGAATCGTCAGGAAAACACTCCAGGGGAATAGTAAAGAGGGCAAGGCAGCCGTTATCAAGGTGAAATTGAAAGATATCATGAAAAAAGGGAAGTTGGAAAAAAACATAAAATTGGAGCCGGGCGATACAGTCCATGTGCCGGCAGGTATCTTATAA